The Nocardioides salarius genome includes a region encoding these proteins:
- a CDS encoding response regulator, which yields MRVLVVDDDPDLSMLMALVLSRQGGHEVDTAGDGVEALALLGTSDYDIVVLDWNMPRLDGLGLCAAIRGDLQRPDLPLLMVTALPDHATARAAGIDQVLGKPFSTSALLGAVDGLAQPA from the coding sequence ATGCGCGTGCTCGTCGTCGACGACGATCCGGACCTGTCGATGCTGATGGCGCTGGTGCTCTCGCGCCAGGGCGGTCACGAGGTCGACACCGCCGGCGACGGCGTGGAGGCGCTCGCGCTCCTGGGCACCAGCGACTACGACATCGTGGTGCTGGACTGGAACATGCCGCGGCTCGACGGCCTCGGCCTGTGCGCGGCCATCCGGGGCGACCTGCAGCGACCCGACCTCCCGCTGCTGATGGTCACCGCGCTCCCCGACCACGCCACGGCGCGGGCCGCCGGCATCGACCAGGTGCTCGGCAAGCCGTTCAGCACCTCCGCGCTGCTCGGCGCGGTGGACGGCCTGGCCCAGCCGGCCTAG
- a CDS encoding CGNR zinc finger domain-containing protein: protein MSLQAAVTLANTALEPDTLTTVGELDEFYSTHQYSGRHEQTLDELDEVRALRPVLRGLMLAERDDAVELVNTMLAEAGAVPRLVRHEGYDWHIHACDPDADLVTRMSVETAMAMIDVIRTDEMSRLGVCADDDCDGIVLDLSRNRSRRFCSTTCGNRNAVAAYRARQSDTA from the coding sequence ATGTCCCTCCAGGCCGCCGTGACCCTGGCCAACACCGCCCTCGAGCCGGACACGCTGACGACCGTCGGGGAGCTCGACGAGTTCTACAGCACCCACCAGTACAGCGGGCGGCACGAGCAGACGCTCGACGAGCTCGACGAGGTGCGCGCGCTGCGCCCGGTCCTGCGCGGGCTGATGCTGGCCGAGCGCGACGACGCCGTCGAGCTGGTCAACACCATGCTCGCCGAGGCCGGAGCCGTGCCCCGCCTGGTGCGCCACGAGGGCTACGACTGGCACATCCACGCCTGCGACCCCGACGCCGACCTCGTCACCCGCATGAGCGTCGAGACGGCCATGGCGATGATCGACGTCATCCGCACCGACGAGATGTCGCGCCTGGGCGTGTGCGCCGACGACGACTGCGACGGCATCGTCCTGGACCTCTCGCGCAACCGGTCGCGGCGCTTCTGCTCGACCACCTGCGGCAACCGCAACGCCGTCGCCGCCTACCGGGCGCGCCAGAGCGACACGGCCTGA
- a CDS encoding EamA family transporter produces MTTLTHDAPVPAAATSRLGAGLAFALVSALSFGLSGALARGLLDTGWSPGATVLIRVAIAAVVVLPLGLVSLRGRWGLLRRNIGLVVTYGVLAVAGAQFCYFSAVQYMQVGPALLIEYTAPAAVVVWLWLRHGQRPSAVTLVGAALAAAGLVLVLDVVSGADISLPGVAWGLGAMVGAATYFVISADEDNGLPPFALAAGGLVVGSLVLAGLGLSGLMPMTAGTAPATYAVGEVAWWVPVLLLGLVTAGLSYTSGIAAGRRLGSRLASFVALTEVLAAVVFAWVLLDELPRLVQLLGGVLVLAGVVVVKLGESRVVRTEPVVT; encoded by the coding sequence ATGACGACGTTGACCCATGACGCCCCGGTGCCCGCCGCCGCGACGTCCCGCCTGGGGGCCGGCCTGGCCTTCGCCCTGGTCTCGGCCCTCTCCTTCGGGCTCTCGGGCGCCCTGGCCCGGGGCCTGCTCGACACCGGGTGGAGCCCGGGCGCGACCGTGCTGATCAGGGTCGCCATCGCCGCGGTCGTCGTGCTGCCGCTCGGACTGGTCTCGCTGCGGGGACGGTGGGGGCTGCTGCGGCGCAACATCGGCCTGGTGGTGACCTACGGCGTGCTGGCGGTGGCCGGAGCGCAGTTCTGCTACTTCTCGGCCGTGCAGTACATGCAGGTCGGGCCGGCGCTCCTCATCGAGTACACCGCCCCGGCCGCGGTGGTCGTGTGGCTGTGGCTGCGCCACGGCCAGCGGCCCAGCGCCGTCACCCTGGTCGGCGCCGCGCTGGCCGCCGCGGGCCTGGTGCTGGTGCTCGACGTGGTCTCGGGGGCCGACATCAGCCTGCCGGGCGTGGCCTGGGGCCTGGGCGCCATGGTGGGCGCGGCGACGTACTTCGTGATCTCCGCCGACGAGGACAACGGGCTGCCGCCCTTCGCACTGGCGGCGGGCGGGCTGGTGGTCGGGTCGCTGGTGCTGGCCGGGCTGGGCCTGTCCGGGCTGATGCCGATGACGGCCGGCACCGCCCCGGCGACGTACGCCGTCGGCGAGGTCGCCTGGTGGGTGCCGGTGCTGCTGCTGGGCCTGGTCACCGCGGGGCTGTCCTACACGAGCGGGATCGCGGCCGGGCGGCGCCTCGGCTCGCGCCTGGCCTCCTTCGTCGCGCTGACCGAGGTGTTGGCGGCCGTGGTCTTCGCGTGGGTGCTGCTCGACGAGCTGCCGCGCCTGGTCCAGCTGCTCGGGGGCGTGCTGGTGCTCGCGGGCGTGGTCGTGGTCAAGCTGGGGGAGT